Within the Natranaeroarchaeum sulfidigenes genome, the region GTAGCCCGCAACGAGTTTGCCGACGTTCTCCGGGTGGAAGCCATCGACGTCCTTGGCGGGGTCGATCCGGTTGATGACCTCGCGCTCGTCGACGTGATCGGGCACCGGCATCTGGACGAGGATGCCGTGGACCTCGGGGTCCTCGTTCAGTTCGTCAATGGTATCGTACAGCTCCTGGGCCGGCGCGTCGGCGTCGATTTCGACGTGGATCCCGTTGATACCGACCTCCTCGCAGGCGCGCTGTTTCATCGAGACGTAGGTGTCGCTCGCACCGTCGTCGCTCATGAGCACCGTCGCCAGCCCCGGCGTAACGCCCGCGTCGGCCAGCGCGTCAATGCTTTCCGATAGCTCCGCACGTATCTCGTCGGCCACCGCGTTCCCGTCGATGATCTCCGTCATTACGTACGTGGCCGCTCGCCAGAGCCTTCAAACCACCGGGTTTGTGTTTATTTGGCGCTTCTGAGACGAGTTGTTGTTCAAGTACATGTATATTGCAGCATCGACGACGCAGTGGCTATCGCTGGTACTCGGTTGCTGGCAAAAAAATCGAAACTGGTCGTCGACTGTTTAGCCGAACAGCTCGCCGAGGCCCTCGCCGCCGGCGTCGTCGTCCTCGTCGTCGTCCTCGTCGGTCGTGTCCGGGAGGTCCTCTTCGCCTTCTTCGCCCTCGTCACCGTCGTCGGCTGCCTCGTCGGCAGCACCGGCTGCGGCACCGCCTGCCGCTGCGCCCGCTGCGGGGACGGCTGCGGCGTCGGCGACTGCCTCGTCGATGTCGACGTCTTCGAGCGCGGCGACAAGCGCCTTGACGCGGGATTCTTCCACATCGACGCCAGCGGCCTCGAGGACGCCGGTAAGGTTGTCTTCGTTGATCTCTTCGCCCGTCTCGTTCAGGATGAGTGCTGCGTAAACGTATTCCATTGTTGGTTACCCAAACATATCGCCGAGACCGGCCGCAGCGTCGTCGTCGTCGCCGTCGTCATCGTCGTCTTCGTCGGCGGCGTCGTCGTCTGCGTCCTCGGTCTCGTCCGCGGTTTGTTCGTCGTCCGATTCCTCAGGCTCCTCCTCGGCTGGGGCAGGCGCGTCGACGTCCTGCAGTTCCTCGGGGAGCGCTTCCTCGTCGTCGATCTGTGCGGCGAGCGCACGGACCTGGCCGTCGGCCTTGCTCACGAGGTCGCCCGCGAGATCGGGGCTCTCGATCGACGCCTGGATACCCAGACTTTTGGCCTCGCCCGTTGCCTTCGCGATGAGCGACGGCGCGGTGGTCGCGGTCGGGTACTCGGCGTTGAGCGCGAGGTTCCGTGCGCGAGCGGCAGCCGTCTCGACGTCCGCGCGGTACTCCTCGACGTCGATGTCGAGGTCTTCCGGCGCGAACATGACGCCCTCGGAGAACACCGAGCGCAGGTCGAGTCCGACTTCCTTGGGTTCGATACCCAGCTCGCTAAGAACGTTCGAAAGGTCCGCCGAGACCTCCTCTCCGGCTTCGAGCACCGTGGAGTCCTCGGTGACCTTGATCGAACCGTCCTGGATCCGCGCAGATGCGCCGACCGTCTGCAGGTCGCCGACGAACGGCCCCGGATCGACGCCGGTGTCACCCTCGGGGATGACGATATCGTTCGGCGCGATCTCGCCTGCACCGATCGGTGCTGGCGTCTTCGAGTCTTCGAGTTGCTGGTACAGGCCAAAGGGGTTGTCGTTGGTCCCGATGAGGCCGACCTGGCCCTCGATGTGTTCGGTGAGCTCCTCGATACCGCCACCGACCTGGTCGAGCGCTCGCGCGAGCAGCGTGTTCCGGCTGACGCGCAGTTCGGCGCTCCCGTGCAGGTCGCGGCGCATATCCTGGAGCTGTCGCGAGGGGATCCCCGCGATGTTGACGACGCCGACGCTGTCGTAGCTCTCGATGACCTCGACGAGCGCGTCGACTTCTACCTGTTTCCACTCGGGTAGGTTCTCGGTTTTGCGTTCTGCTTCGGCGCTCATATCAGGCCACCTCGACGGACGGACCCATCGTCGTCTTCACGTAGACGGAGTCCAGGTTGAGCGGGCCTTTCTCGAGATCCGCGTGGAGTCGGCGGAGGATCACGTCGATGTTGTCGGCGATCTCCTCGGCGCTCATGTCCTCGGCTCCGACGCGCGTGTGGAACGTGCGACGGTCGCCGCTACGGATCTGCACCGTATTTTTCATCCGGTTGACGACTTCGACGACGTCGTCGTCCGGCGACAGCGGCTCGGGCATCTTACCGCGAGGCCCGAGGATCGTACCGAGATAGCGACCGACGTCCTGCATCTTGGATTCCTCCGCGATGAAGAAGTCGGTTTCCTCGGCGAGATCCTTCGCCGCGTCGTCGTCGTCTCCGAGATCGGCGAGGTCGTCACCATCCAGTACGTCGTCGGCGACGTCCTCTGCTCGAAGGCCCGTTTCGCCCTCGGCGATTACAACGATCCGTGTCTCCTGGCCAGTTCCGCTGGGCAGGACCACGGACTCGTCGACACGATTCGACGGTTCGTTAAGGTCAAGGTCGCGCAGATTAACTGCGAGGTCGACCGTTTCACGGAAGTTCCGCTCCGGGGCGTCCTCGAGTGCGCGAGATACTGCTTGCTCTAGTTCCTGATCTGCCATCGTTCACCTCCGTAGTACGCAGGGTATGCTCCTACGGGTCAGTGAAACAGGCGTAGCCTGTCTCACTCGTAACGAGTCCCATGTGACACTTAAACTCGTCGTTACGGAAGCGGCATGCTGGGCGCTGTGGACCCCGCTCGGGACAGTGACCCGATTTCTAGCCGGGTGTCTGTCGTTGCCTGTTCACAGTCCCTGGTGGTGATCCGACCGTCCCACGCAAACTGTGTACACAGTCTACAAATTGTACCCGGGCAGAGTTAACAGCGATCGGCACAGTTATACCTGCCAAGATACCCAGTCACCCGTCCAGAAATCGATCCGAGACGTCCTCGTCGGGGATCATGCACTGCTCTTTCTTGCCGAACCAGCGATACCGGTTGTCGGCGACGAAATCGTAGATGCGATCCCGGACGGCTTTCGGCAGAATCCGCCCGACCGAGAGCAACGACCACGGCAGTCCGAGATGACGCCCCACCCGGATCGCCGCCGAGGACTTGCGGTAGTACTCGCCGTTCTCGATCAGGACGACCGAGTCGAGGTCGCCGTGTGGTGCGCCGACGGCATCCAGGAGGGCATCGGCACTCTCCCACTGCAGGGACGCAAACGAAAAGACCCCCTCATCGTCGCGCTCGATGACGAACTGGACCGACGCATTACAGAGGTTACAGACGCCGTCGAACAGCAGTGTCGGCCCCTCCAGATGGTCGGGGTCGACTGCGCGGTCGGAATCGTCGCGCGCGGCTGGTTCGGCCATACCAGTAACTAGCGGCCGGGGAACCTAAAAGCGGTCGATGAGAACCGGCGACGATTACGCTGTGAACTGGTCGTCGTACTCGCCGGCGTCGATACGCTCTTTGAACTCTCGGGGGTTCTCGCCCTCGATCGTGACACCGAGCGAGGTGCAGGTGCCGACGACTTCCTTGGCGGCGTTTTTCAGGTCGTATGAGAGCAGATCGGAGTGTTTCTGATCCGCGATCTGTTTGACCTGATCGACCGAGAGATCGGCAACGAAGTCCTCCTGGGGCTCACCGCTGCCGGTCTCGAAACCAGCTTCGTCCTTGATCAGTTCGGCGGTCGGCGGGACACCGACCTCGATCGTAAAGGAGCCGTCGTCTTCGTATTCGACGGTGACGGGGACCTCGGTGCCGTCGAACGCTTCGGTCTCGTCGTTGATCTGCTGTACGACTGCCTGCACGTCCACGGGTGTCGGGCCGAGCTCCGGGCCGAGAGGTGGGCCGGGGTTGGCCTGGCCACCGGGGACGAGTACTTCGATAGTTCCAGCCATATAGGGTAGAACCGCCGCGTGATTTTTAAGGATTATCTTTCTGTCGCGGGAGAGCCACAGTGTGACACCCCCACACGAGGTCGGTCGGCTCCGTGAGTCCACGCGCCGTTTCAGCTATCCGACGGTTCGACCGATTCCTCGCGCCAGGCCGCAAACGCGTCAAGTACCCCGGTTTCGTCGAAGCGCTCGATACAGGGGACATCGTAGGGGTGGAGAGCCTCGACGTGCTCGACCAGTGCCGAATAGCACTCTTCGGTCGTCTTCGCCAGCAGTATCTCCTCTTCGTCCTCGTGTATCGCGCCGTCCCAGCGATACGTCGATTCGCAGTCGACCCGGTTCACACAGGCGGCCAGTCGCTCCTCGACAAGTGTTCGGGCGATCTCGTCGGCCACGTCGGATGGTGCGGTGATGTAGACTGTCGGCATGGCTGGACGGTGTTTGTGAGTGCACAAAAAGTCGCTGGCCCTAGGCGTCGGTCGTCTCGATGGGCGTGAACGCACCCGTGATGTCCCACTCGTGGAGACAGTGTGGATCCCCGACCTGCCGCTCGTCGTCCTCGGTGACGATCGTCCATGTTCCCTTCTCGTCGCTCCAGACTTCCTGGCGACCGCAGAGCTCACATGTGCGGGACCGTGGCTTCCGGATCCTCGTGTCCATACGTTCACTATGTGCCTCATAGGTAATAATTTATGTGCCAGTGAAACCCGGATATCGTGATAGTATGTCACACAGTATCTCGATCGAGTCGCTGTTTGTAACTCGTAAGTAAAGAAAAGTGAATATCTATCGATCCTCCTCGTCAGCCAGTACTCCCATCCCGAACCATTCATTACCGCGAAGTCGGACATACAACCACTGGCAGTCTCTCACAGATATTTCACTCATGAGCGATTCCGTCACTCCACCCGCAGCCGACCGACGAGCAACGTACGACTACCGGAGCGACGAGGTTCGACGAAGCGGGCTGGTCGACGATCTCGAACGGCGTATCGACGGCGATGTCCGATTCGACGAGTACTCGAAGTCGCTATACGCGACCGACGCGAGCGCCTACGAGGTGACGCCGATCGGCGTCGTCTACCCGGATTCAACTGACGATGTCTCCACGGTGATGGCCTACTGCGCGCGACGGGAGATCCCGGTCCTGCCTCGGGGGGGCGGAACGAGCCTCGCCGGGCAGGCCGTCAACGAGGCAGTCGTGCTGGACTTCACACGCCACATGGACGGCGTGCTAGCGATCGATGCTGACGCGGGAACCGCCCGCGTTCAGGCCGGTTCGATCGTCGACGAACTCAATCGCGCACTCGCAACACACGACCTGAAGTTCGCGCCCGACCCGGCAGCGGGCAACCGGAGCACAATCGGCGGCGCAATCGGTAACAACTCGACCGGCGCACATTCACTGCAATACGGCCTGACCGATAGCTACATCGAGGAGGTCGAAGCCGTCCTCGCGGATGGCACCGTCACGACCTTCGGCGAGATCTCCCTGTCGACGCTTCGTGAGCGTGCTGACCCCGAGGGGGGGACGGAGTCGCGGATCTATGCGGGCGTCGTCGAGATCCTCGACAACTGTGAGGGCGCGATCCGTGACGTCTACCCACAACTGAAACGGAACGTCTCGGGCTACAACCTCGACCGCCTGCTCGACGAGGCCGAGGAGGGCTCGGTCAATCTCGCGCGATTGCTGGCCGGGAGCGAGGGGACCCTCGCAATCATCACGGAGGCGACGGTCTCTCTGGAACCGATCCCCGAGACGAAGGCGGTCGCGTTGCTGTGTTACGGGGAGTTACGCCACGCCATGGAAGACGTCGCACCGGTCCTCGACCACGATCCCGCCGCCGTGGAGGTGCTCGACGACGTCCTGCTCGATCTGGCGCGGGGGACCGCTGAGTTCGCCGACCTCGTCGAGCTGCTACCCGACGGGACTGACACCGCGTTGCTCGTGGAGTTCTACGCCGAGAGCGACGCCAAGGGGGTCCAGCGCGTTGCGGACCTCTGTGCTGACCGCGTTCCCGGCGTGACGCCCGAGGGCGATCCAGCCCCGACTGCGGCGGCCCGCACCGATGCGCCGACCACGGCCTTTGACGCCCTGGAGGCCCACGAGCCCGAGCGCCGCACAACCTTCTGGCAACTCCGCAAGTCCGGCCTGCCCATCCTGCTCTCCCGGACGTCGGACGCGAAACACATCTCCTTTATAGAGGATACGGCCGTCCCCCCGGAGAACCTCCCCGAGTTCGTGAGCGACGTCGAGGACGTGCTGGCCGAGCACGACACGTTCGCCAGCTTTTACGGACACGCCGGACCGGGCTGTCTACACATCCGGCCGCTGATCGATACGAAGACCGCAGGGGGAATCGAGCAAATGGAGGCGGTCGCCGATGCCGTCACCGACCTCGTCGTCGAGCACGACGGCTCGATTTCGGGCGAACACGGCGACGGCAGGGCCCGAACGGGATGGAACCGCAAGCTCTACGGCGAGAACGTCTGGGACGTCTTCCGGGAGCTGAAGGCGGCGTTCGATCCGGACTGGCTGCTCAATCCGGGACAGGTCTGTGGCTACCGCCCGGGACACGACCGGACCGCCCCCGACATGACCGAGAATCTCCGGTTCGATCCCGACTACGGCTTCGAGACCGGATTCGATCCCGTCCTGTCCTGGGAGAACGAGAACGGCTTCCAGGGGATGGCCGAACTCTGCCACGGCTGTGGGGACTGTCGTGGGAGTCAGGAAACGACCGGCGGCGTAATGTGTCCGACCTACCGTGCCGCAGACGAGGAGATCACGAGCACACGCGGGCGTGCAAACGCGCTCCGGCGAGCAATGAGGGGAGAGTTGCCCGAAGACGAGGCGTTCTCCGATGAGTTCGTGACCGAAGTGCTCGACCTGTGCATCGGCTGCAAGGGCTGTGCACGGGACTGTCCCAGCGAGGTCGACATGGCGAAGCTCAAAGCCGAACTGACTCACGAGTATCACCAGCGCGAGGGGGCGAGCCTGCGCGATCGCCTGTTCGCCAACGCCGAACTCGTCGCCACGGTCGGGAGCGCAATCGCTCCACTGCCGAACTGGCTCGGGAAATTCCCCGGATCGGGAATATTGGCCGAGAAAATCGTCGGGATCGCCCGCGAGCGTGACTTACCGACCTTCGAGCGCCGGTCGCTCGTCGATCAGGCGGCCGACCGTGATGTCGAAGTGAGCGAGGGAGAGGCCGATCGAAAGGTCCTGTTGTTTCCCGACACGTACACCAACTACAGCGATCCCGAGATCGGGCTGGCGACGATCCGCGTCCTCGAAGCTGCCGGGGTCCACGTCAAAGTCCCCGAAGACGTGACCGGAAGCGGCCGACCGCCGTTCTCGAAGGGCTTTCTCGGACTGGCACGCCAGCGCGCGGAAAAGAACGTCGCCGAACTCGCCCCGGAGGTGAAAGAGGGCTGGGACGTAGTGTTCATCGAGCCCTCGGACGCGGTGATGGTCCAGTCCGACTACCTGGACTTACTCGACGGCGAGGATGTCGATCGAGTGGCCGCGAACAGCTACGGAATCATGGAGTACCTGAACGGCTTCGCGCTCGACGTCCCGACCGGCGGCGACGCGTCGGTGACCTACCACGGTCACTGCCACCAGAAGGCGACGAAACGCGACCACCACGTCGCAAACGTCCTCGAACGGGCGGGCTACGACGTGGACGAACTCGACAGCGGCTGCTGTGGTATGGCCGGAAGCTTCGGCTACGAGGCCGAACACTACTCGATGAGCCGGGCGATCGGTTCGATCCTCTTCGAACAGGTCGAGCGTAGCGACGGCGAGGTCGTCACCACGCCGGGAACGTCCTGTCGGAGCCAGCTGGGAGAGCGGGACGGTGCGGCCGAGAAGCCACCTCATCCCGTCGAGTTGCTTGAGCGCCTGCTATAACACGACGCTCGTCACGCCGACGCTTTCCAGAACCATCCAGCAGACGAACAGGCCGTACAGACAGAGCAACAGCCACGCCTCGGGATCCGTGATCTCGAAGTCGGTCCGCGCGGCCCCGAAGAGGGCGATTGTGGCGACGATCAGAAAGCCCATCATCGGCGCGGCGACCGCGAAGTCGATTTCGGCCGCACCGATTATCAACACGCCGACCGGGATCGCCACCAGCAGATCGAAGATGTTGCTTCCGAAGACGTTCGCGAGGCTGATCGTCGAATCACCGTGCTGTGCAGCGCGAACGCTGATGATCGCATCCGGTAAGCTCGTTCCAGCGGCGATGATCGTTAGCCCCCAGAGAAAGGAGGGCGTCCCGAAGAACTCGCCGAGCCCGACGGCCGCCCGAACCAGCAATTCGACGCCGACCAGAATCACCAGCAGACCGAGCGCCAGCAAGCCCCACTGCTTGCCGACCGAGAGCGAGGAGGGTGGTGCAGGGGCGTCGAAGTCGCTCGTCTCCTGTTGCTGGATGAACAGATAGAGCCCGTACAGCGCGATTGCGGAGAGTGCGAGTGGGCGGGTGATCTCACCCACCAGCCCACCCTCCCCGTTGACCGGGTAGTAGATGACGGCAAACGAAAAGACGAGGAGAAGGGCAGCCACGGAGATAATATAGAACTGTGCCTCGCGGTAGACCAGCGCGCGACTGGACTCCAGGGTCCCCCGTCGGGCCAGCACCGAGAGAGCGGGGATCACGAGAATGTTGAACACTGCGGAGCCGACGATCGCGCCGACGCCGAGGACGAACTCCTCGTAGAGTACGGTCGCGATCACGACGCTCGCCAGTTCGGGGAAGCTGGAGCCGACTGCGGCGATAATCGAGCCCTGTACGATCGCCGGCAGGCCGTAGTACAGCGCCAGCCTGTCGGCCGCGCCTTCGAGATAGAGACTGCCCTTCCAGACCAGTGCCGTAGCGATCGCAGAGAGGCCGAGAAGCCACAGTAACGTCAGCATACGTGCACGAACGGTGAGGGGGTAAAAGAAAGCCCCGGAGGTGATCTAGAGCGCCAGCCAGAGCTGGACGAGGCCTGCAACGACGAGGACGCCCCCGCCGATCCGGACGAGCCGGCGGGTCGGCAGTGCCACTCTGTCGACACCGATCCCGTGACCTACCGCGGTCAGGACGGTGGTCGCCAGCATTAGCGCGCCGAACGTTCCCGCGTAGACTGCGAGCACGCCGACCGTCTGGGCCGTCGGCAGCGCGACCGACTGGAAGACGATCGAGAGG harbors:
- a CDS encoding 50S ribosomal protein L1, giving the protein MADQELEQAVSRALEDAPERNFRETVDLAVNLRDLDLNEPSNRVDESVVLPSGTGQETRIVVIAEGETGLRAEDVADDVLDGDDLADLGDDDDAAKDLAEETDFFIAEESKMQDVGRYLGTILGPRGKMPEPLSPDDDVVEVVNRMKNTVQIRSGDRRTFHTRVGAEDMSAEEIADNIDVILRRLHADLEKGPLNLDSVYVKTTMGPSVEVA
- a CDS encoding sodium:calcium antiporter, whose protein sequence is MLTLLWLLGLSAIATALVWKGSLYLEGAADRLALYYGLPAIVQGSIIAAVGSSFPELASVVIATVLYEEFVLGVGAIVGSAVFNILVIPALSVLARRGTLESSRALVYREAQFYIISVAALLLVFSFAVIYYPVNGEGGLVGEITRPLALSAIALYGLYLFIQQQETSDFDAPAPPSSLSVGKQWGLLALGLLVILVGVELLVRAAVGLGEFFGTPSFLWGLTIIAAGTSLPDAIISVRAAQHGDSTISLANVFGSNIFDLLVAIPVGVLIIGAAEIDFAVAAPMMGFLIVATIALFGAARTDFEITDPEAWLLLCLYGLFVCWMVLESVGVTSVVL
- a CDS encoding 50S ribosomal protein L11; this translates as MAGTIEVLVPGGQANPGPPLGPELGPTPVDVQAVVQQINDETEAFDGTEVPVTVEYEDDGSFTIEVGVPPTAELIKDEAGFETGSGEPQEDFVADLSVDQVKQIADQKHSDLLSYDLKNAAKEVVGTCTSLGVTIEGENPREFKERIDAGEYDDQFTA
- the cutA gene encoding divalent-cation tolerance protein CutA, whose product is MPTVYITAPSDVADEIARTLVEERLAACVNRVDCESTYRWDGAIHEDEEEILLAKTTEECYSALVEHVEALHPYDVPCIERFDETGVLDAFAAWREESVEPSDS
- a CDS encoding FAD-binding and (Fe-S)-binding domain-containing protein — protein: MSDSVTPPAADRRATYDYRSDEVRRSGLVDDLERRIDGDVRFDEYSKSLYATDASAYEVTPIGVVYPDSTDDVSTVMAYCARREIPVLPRGGGTSLAGQAVNEAVVLDFTRHMDGVLAIDADAGTARVQAGSIVDELNRALATHDLKFAPDPAAGNRSTIGGAIGNNSTGAHSLQYGLTDSYIEEVEAVLADGTVTTFGEISLSTLRERADPEGGTESRIYAGVVEILDNCEGAIRDVYPQLKRNVSGYNLDRLLDEAEEGSVNLARLLAGSEGTLAIITEATVSLEPIPETKAVALLCYGELRHAMEDVAPVLDHDPAAVEVLDDVLLDLARGTAEFADLVELLPDGTDTALLVEFYAESDAKGVQRVADLCADRVPGVTPEGDPAPTAAARTDAPTTAFDALEAHEPERRTTFWQLRKSGLPILLSRTSDAKHISFIEDTAVPPENLPEFVSDVEDVLAEHDTFASFYGHAGPGCLHIRPLIDTKTAGGIEQMEAVADAVTDLVVEHDGSISGEHGDGRARTGWNRKLYGENVWDVFRELKAAFDPDWLLNPGQVCGYRPGHDRTAPDMTENLRFDPDYGFETGFDPVLSWENENGFQGMAELCHGCGDCRGSQETTGGVMCPTYRAADEEITSTRGRANALRRAMRGELPEDEAFSDEFVTEVLDLCIGCKGCARDCPSEVDMAKLKAELTHEYHQREGASLRDRLFANAELVATVGSAIAPLPNWLGKFPGSGILAEKIVGIARERDLPTFERRSLVDQAADRDVEVSEGEADRKVLLFPDTYTNYSDPEIGLATIRVLEAAGVHVKVPEDVTGSGRPPFSKGFLGLARQRAEKNVAELAPEVKEGWDVVFIEPSDAVMVQSDYLDLLDGEDVDRVAANSYGIMEYLNGFALDVPTGGDASVTYHGHCHQKATKRDHHVANVLERAGYDVDELDSGCCGMAGSFGYEAEHYSMSRAIGSILFEQVERSDGEVVTTPGTSCRSQLGERDGAAEKPPHPVELLERLL
- a CDS encoding HEWD family protein; protein product: MDTRIRKPRSRTCELCGRQEVWSDEKGTWTIVTEDDERQVGDPHCLHEWDITGAFTPIETTDA
- a CDS encoding thiol-disulfide oxidoreductase DCC family protein, whose protein sequence is MAEPAARDDSDRAVDPDHLEGPTLLFDGVCNLCNASVQFVIERDDEGVFSFASLQWESADALLDAVGAPHGDLDSVVLIENGEYYRKSSAAIRVGRHLGLPWSLLSVGRILPKAVRDRIYDFVADNRYRWFGKKEQCMIPDEDVSDRFLDG
- the rpl12p gene encoding 50S ribosomal protein P1, which codes for MEYVYAALILNETGEEINEDNLTGVLEAAGVDVEESRVKALVAALEDVDIDEAVADAAAVPAAGAAAGGAAAGAADEAADDGDEGEEGEEDLPDTTDEDDDEDDDAGGEGLGELFG
- a CDS encoding 50S ribosomal protein L10; protein product: MSAEAERKTENLPEWKQVEVDALVEVIESYDSVGVVNIAGIPSRQLQDMRRDLHGSAELRVSRNTLLARALDQVGGGIEELTEHIEGQVGLIGTNDNPFGLYQQLEDSKTPAPIGAGEIAPNDIVIPEGDTGVDPGPFVGDLQTVGASARIQDGSIKVTEDSTVLEAGEEVSADLSNVLSELGIEPKEVGLDLRSVFSEGVMFAPEDLDIDVEEYRADVETAAARARNLALNAEYPTATTAPSLIAKATGEAKSLGIQASIESPDLAGDLVSKADGQVRALAAQIDDEEALPEELQDVDAPAPAEEEPEESDDEQTADETEDADDDAADEDDDDDGDDDDAAAGLGDMFG